Proteins encoded together in one bacterium window:
- the guaA gene encoding glutamine-hydrolyzing GMP synthase — translation MHKDWIAILDFGSQYTHLIARRVRECGVYSEIVGYNIDADKLLKRAPKAIIFSGGPASVTSRKNPMCDRDIFNINIPVLGICYGAQLMAKALGGRVVKANAREYGKVTLQVKSRENLFRGLSSKETIWMSHGDKILRLPRDFRIIGSTENSPITAMENKVRRFYGLQFHPEVVHTPKGKNILKNFLFHLADCRPSWSMHSFVKGSIKELKEKIGNKKVLCALSGGVDSSVLAALLHKAIGKNLIAIFIDNGLLRKDEVALVKRRFKNHYRINLKVVNAQDTFLKGLKGVKNPETKRKIIGRSFIEVFEREAKKLGKIKFLAQGTLYPDVIESRSPGGGPSATIKTHHNVGGLPRHLKLELIEPLKNLFKDEVRLVGKELELPDDIIYRQPFPGPGLAVRIIGAITKERLDILRQADWILIDEIKRAKLYRKLWQSFCVLLPVKTVGVMGDQRSYENLLAVRAVTSEDAMTAHWARLPYEILERISNRIINEVKGINRVVYDISSKPPSTIEWE, via the coding sequence ATGCATAAAGATTGGATAGCTATTTTAGATTTTGGTTCGCAATATACTCATCTCATTGCTCGCCGGGTAAGAGAGTGCGGTGTTTATTCAGAAATAGTCGGTTATAATATCGATGCAGATAAACTTTTAAAAAGAGCGCCAAAGGCTATTATTTTCTCCGGTGGACCGGCTAGCGTTACTTCAAGAAAAAATCCTATGTGCGATAGAGATATTTTTAATATAAATATTCCTGTTCTTGGTATTTGTTATGGGGCACAACTTATGGCTAAAGCTCTGGGCGGCAGAGTAGTAAAAGCCAATGCAAGGGAATATGGAAAGGTTACTCTTCAGGTCAAATCGAGAGAAAACCTATTTAGAGGATTATCTTCCAAGGAAACTATCTGGATGAGTCATGGAGATAAGATTTTGCGATTACCCCGGGATTTTCGGATAATCGGGTCAACAGAGAATTCTCCCATTACAGCAATGGAGAATAAGGTGAGAAGATTCTATGGACTCCAATTTCATCCCGAAGTAGTTCATACGCCCAAAGGAAAAAATATATTAAAGAATTTCCTTTTTCATTTGGCAGATTGCAGACCTTCCTGGAGTATGCATTCGTTTGTTAAAGGTTCGATTAAGGAACTAAAAGAAAAAATAGGCAATAAAAAAGTTCTATGTGCATTAAGTGGAGGTGTAGATTCATCTGTTTTAGCAGCATTACTCCATAAGGCTATAGGAAAGAATTTAATAGCCATCTTTATTGATAACGGGCTTTTGCGCAAAGATGAAGTAGCACTTGTTAAAAGAAGATTCAAGAATCATTATCGGATTAACTTAAAGGTTGTAAATGCACAAGATACCTTTTTAAAAGGCTTAAAAGGGGTTAAGAATCCTGAAACCAAACGCAAGATTATAGGAAGATCATTTATAGAGGTCTTTGAGAGAGAGGCCAAGAAGTTGGGGAAGATTAAGTTTTTAGCCCAGGGCACATTATATCCAGATGTAATTGAATCAAGGTCTCCCGGTGGTGGACCTTCGGCAACTATTAAGACCCACCATAATGTGGGAGGATTACCACGCCATTTAAAGCTTGAGTTAATTGAGCCACTAAAAAATTTATTTAAAGATGAAGTAAGACTCGTTGGCAAAGAACTGGAGTTGCCCGATGATATTATTTACAGGCAGCCTTTCCCCGGTCCAGGACTGGCAGTTAGGATCATTGGTGCTATTACCAAAGAAAGATTGGATATCTTGCGTCAGGCAGACTGGATATTAATAGATGAGATAAAACGGGCAAAATTATATCGGAAATTGTGGCAGTCTTTCTGTGTGCTCTTACCCGTAAAGACAGTAGGTGTTATGGGAGACCAGAGGTCATATGAGAATCTTTTGGCCGTAAGAGCGGTAACAAGTGAGGATGCAATGACTGCTCATTGGGCGAGGCTTCCCTATGAAATACTGGAGAGAATTTCTAATCGTATTATAAATGAAGTCAAAGGGATAAACCGTGTGGTATATGATATTTCTTCTAAACCACCAAGCACAATTGAATGGGAATAA
- the hisF gene encoding imidazole glycerol phosphate synthase subunit HisF — MKPVKVIPCLDIKDGRVVKGVKFVDLKDARDPVEAASAYCAAGADELVFLDIAASVESRPTRLDWVKKVKQVTTVPFCVGGGIRGLEDMQALFNLGTDKVSINTAAVKNPGLIKEASERFGKEKVIVAIDGRKNPPGSSRPRLEVLIMGGEEPTGLDVVEWAKRVEQLGAGEILLTSKDADGTKDGYDIEMTRLVSESVDIPVTASGGAGKLEHFYDAVTKGKADAVLAASVFHFGEYKIKEVKDYLSSKGINVRT, encoded by the coding sequence ATGAAACCAGTAAAAGTAATTCCCTGTTTGGATATCAAGGATGGAAGAGTAGTTAAGGGTGTAAAGTTTGTTGATTTAAAAGATGCCCGCGACCCGGTGGAAGCAGCCTCTGCTTACTGTGCTGCAGGTGCGGATGAGTTGGTATTTCTGGATATTGCTGCTTCTGTGGAGTCAAGGCCCACGCGTTTGGATTGGGTGAAAAAGGTAAAACAAGTAACCACTGTGCCTTTTTGTGTAGGCGGAGGCATCAGAGGTTTGGAAGATATGCAGGCTCTTTTTAATCTCGGAACGGATAAAGTCTCTATTAATACAGCTGCAGTTAAAAATCCCGGTTTAATCAAAGAAGCTAGTGAAAGATTTGGTAAAGAAAAGGTTATTGTAGCTATTGACGGAAGGAAAAATCCTCCTGGTAGTTCTCGCCCAAGATTAGAAGTTTTAATTATGGGCGGAGAAGAACCCACAGGCTTAGATGTAGTTGAATGGGCAAAGCGAGTTGAGCAATTAGGTGCAGGGGAGATTCTTTTAACCAGCAAGGACGCTGATGGTACTAAGGATGGATACGATATTGAGATGACTCGTCTTGTTTCAGAATCAGTGGACATTCCCGTGACTGCCTCTGGAGGAGCAGGAAAATTGGAGCACTTCTATGATGCGGTGACCAAAGGAAAAGCAGATGCAGTTCTCGCTGCTTCTGTGTTTCACTTTGGAGAATATAAAATAAAAGAAGTGAAAGATTATCTTTCGAGCAAAGGAATAAATGTAAGAACTTAG
- the purL gene encoding phosphoribosylformylglycinamidine synthase subunit PurL codes for METQVKVDVEVAKELGLTEEEFNEIKKLLGRVPNFTELGVFSAMWSEHCSYKNSRKLFTLFPTKGKQVLVGAGEENSGIVDIGDGLGVAFKIESHNHPSAVEPFEASATGIGGCLRDIFTTGARPVAGLGALRFGSLDNERVKFLFKEVIRGLAHYANTAEISAVGGETYFDESYEGNPLVNAFVVGIVKHDNIVRGTAYGVGNPVYYIGGETGRDGVGGASFASKEITEESSSDTGAVAIGNPELGKRLRKACLELIEKGLVVGMQDMGAAGLTCSSSETAARGGTGIEIDVALIPQREKGMTPYEILLSESQERMLAILKDGKEKEALDILKKWNIDAARIGKVTDDKMMRVKENGVVVCEVPAEALTKKAPLYDREVAEPAYLKEAQKLTRESIQLPDDFNKVLLRLLDSPTIASKESAYKKFTAIDKNEVAVGAGSDAAVVKVKGTKKALAISVDCNGRYCYLNPYNGAMMAVAEAARNIVCSGGRPLAITDGLNFGNPMKPENYWQFEKCIEGLSAACKVLNTPVVSGNVSFYNENPKGAVDPTPIVGMVGLIKDADKYVTQDFKNEADLIVLLGENKPDLSGSEYLYLVHKQKKGNPQIDINMEKAVQEACLEAIESGIINSAHDCSEGGLAVTLTESCIARANKMLGAVIKLDESKNKNIRIDEILFGETPSRIVVSLNKDKLSALEKILKRHSVPYQILGDVKGDRLVVKYKEKTIIDLPLATLSNTWRKAIPSRL; via the coding sequence ATGGAGACGCAAGTTAAGGTTGATGTAGAAGTGGCAAAAGAATTGGGACTTACGGAAGAAGAATTTAATGAGATAAAGAAGTTGCTCGGTAGAGTTCCAAATTTTACAGAATTGGGTGTTTTTTCAGCTATGTGGTCGGAGCATTGTAGCTATAAGAATTCACGTAAGTTGTTTACACTCTTCCCTACTAAAGGCAAACAGGTATTGGTTGGTGCAGGCGAGGAAAACTCTGGAATAGTTGATATAGGTGATGGCTTAGGAGTTGCCTTTAAAATAGAATCGCACAATCATCCTTCAGCAGTAGAGCCCTTTGAGGCTTCAGCCACAGGTATAGGCGGATGCTTAAGGGATATATTTACCACTGGAGCAAGACCTGTTGCCGGCTTAGGGGCATTGAGATTCGGAAGTCTGGATAACGAAAGAGTTAAATTCTTGTTTAAAGAAGTTATTAGAGGGTTAGCTCATTATGCCAATACCGCAGAGATTAGTGCAGTGGGCGGTGAGACTTATTTTGATGAGAGTTATGAAGGCAATCCTTTAGTTAATGCCTTTGTTGTGGGTATTGTAAAGCATGATAATATTGTAAGAGGCACCGCATACGGAGTAGGAAATCCTGTATATTATATAGGAGGAGAGACAGGAAGAGATGGTGTGGGCGGGGCAAGTTTTGCTTCCAAAGAAATTACTGAGGAGTCTAGTTCTGATACAGGCGCAGTGGCCATAGGTAATCCAGAACTGGGAAAACGTTTAAGAAAAGCCTGCCTGGAATTGATAGAAAAGGGGCTTGTCGTGGGAATGCAGGATATGGGTGCAGCTGGACTTACTTGCTCTTCCTCGGAGACAGCCGCCAGAGGCGGAACAGGCATTGAAATAGATGTTGCCTTAATTCCCCAGAGAGAAAAAGGGATGACACCTTACGAAATCCTCCTGTCCGAATCGCAAGAGAGGATGCTGGCTATCTTGAAAGATGGCAAGGAAAAAGAGGCTCTGGATATATTGAAAAAGTGGAATATCGATGCGGCAAGAATCGGGAAAGTAACGGATGATAAAATGATGCGGGTCAAGGAGAATGGGGTGGTGGTTTGCGAAGTTCCTGCAGAGGCCCTTACCAAAAAGGCTCCTCTTTATGATAGAGAAGTTGCAGAGCCTGCCTACTTGAAAGAGGCACAAAAGTTGACTCGGGAATCGATACAGCTGCCAGATGACTTCAATAAAGTGTTATTGCGATTACTCGACTCCCCCACTATTGCCAGCAAAGAATCAGCATATAAAAAATTTACTGCTATAGATAAGAATGAAGTAGCAGTAGGAGCAGGTTCAGATGCAGCTGTGGTTAAAGTTAAAGGCACTAAAAAGGCCTTAGCCATAAGCGTAGATTGCAATGGCAGGTATTGCTATCTGAATCCCTATAATGGGGCGATGATGGCGGTGGCCGAAGCAGCAAGGAATATAGTTTGCAGTGGAGGGAGACCGCTGGCAATTACTGACGGTTTGAATTTTGGCAATCCCATGAAACCTGAAAACTACTGGCAATTTGAGAAGTGTATAGAAGGGCTTTCTGCAGCATGCAAGGTTTTGAATACACCGGTTGTCAGCGGTAATGTAAGCTTTTATAATGAAAATCCCAAGGGCGCAGTAGACCCCACTCCTATAGTGGGAATGGTGGGGTTGATAAAAGATGCGGATAAATATGTTACTCAGGATTTTAAGAATGAGGCTGATTTAATAGTCCTCTTGGGTGAAAATAAGCCTGACCTTTCCGGTAGTGAATATTTGTATCTGGTGCACAAACAGAAGAAGGGTAATCCACAGATAGATATAAACATGGAGAAGGCTGTTCAGGAAGCATGCCTGGAAGCGATCGAATCAGGTATTATCAATTCTGCCCATGATTGTTCCGAAGGCGGATTGGCAGTAACCCTGACTGAATCGTGTATAGCCAGGGCAAACAAAATGTTGGGCGCAGTGATAAAGTTGGATGAGTCTAAAAACAAAAATATAAGGATAGATGAGATTCTGTTTGGTGAGACGCCTTCCAGAATAGTAGTTTCTCTGAATAAAGATAAACTGAGCGCCTTAGAAAAGATATTGAAAAGACATTCAGTCCCGTATCAGATTCTGGGCGATGTTAAAGGAGATAGATTGGTAGTTAAATACAAAGAAAAGACGATAATCGATCTTCCTTTGGCCACATTAAGTAATACCTGGAGAAAGGCAATCCCCTCAAGATTATAA